The following are from one region of the Acanthopagrus latus isolate v.2019 chromosome 2, fAcaLat1.1, whole genome shotgun sequence genome:
- the LOC119007973 gene encoding odorant receptor 131-2-like, protein MAANNSVNGGESSLRSINGRVLFVQVLVFVFLCINSLLIMTFFMKDYFYSTMRYILFAMTLLSDCLYLLVTDILLILNYFNVAIQMWVCLVIYMILSLYTYLTPVTLTAMTLERYVAICLPLRHSVLCSTRSCMHCILIIHGISYLPCIAVLSIFFTSATHGFYIQKNICSVEIFIFHKWQGHLRSAISQFYFLVMVSIIIFCYVQIMKVAKAASGENKKSTWKGLRTVILHGFQLLLCLIQLWCPFIEAALLQTNFLLFINVRYFNYITFILAPRCLSPLIYGLRDEMFFQALKHYALCGLNKNPLDF, encoded by the coding sequence ATGGCAGCCAATAACTCAGTGAATGGTGGTGAATCCTCTCTGAGGAGCATCAATGGTCGGGTCCTTTTTGTTCAGGTTCTGGTGTTCGTCTTTCTTTGCATCAATTCTTTGCtaatcatgacattttttatgaAGGATTACTTCTACTCAACCATGCGCTACATCTTGTTTGCTATGACACTACTGTCTGATTGTCTGTATCTACTCGTGACTGATATCCTGCTcattttaaactattttaatgTTGCCATACAAATGTGGGTTTGTCTTGTTATATATATGATTTTGTCGCTGTACACATATTTAACACCTGTCACCCTGACAGCAATGACCCTGGAACGCTATGTGGCCATTTGCCTGCCCCTGCGACACTCTGTGCTGTGCTCCACACGCAGCTGTATGCACTGTATCCTCATCATTCATGGCATTAGTTATTTACCCTGCATTGCTGTTCTGTccattttctttacatctgcAACTCATGGCTTCTACATTCAGAAAAATATATGCTCTGtggaaatattcatttttcacaaGTGGCAGGGTCATCTTCGATCAGCTATCAGTCAGTTCTACTTCTTAGTTATGGTGAGCATTATTATATTCTGTTATGTTCAAATAATGAAGGTGGCCAAAGCTGCATCTGGAGAGAATAAAAAGTCAACATGGAAAGGTCTCAGAACAGTAATTCTTCATggtttccagctgctgctctgtctcatcCAGCTGTGGTGTCCATTCATAGAAGCTGCTCTGCTTCAGACGAATTTTCTGTTATTCATCAATGTCAGGTATTTTAACTACATTACTTTTATTCTTGCTCCGAGATGTCTGAGTCCTCTCATTTATGGCCTTAGGGATGAAATGTTCTTTCAAGCACTTAAACACTACGCTCTCTGTGGCTTGAATAAAAACCCTTTGGatttttaa
- the LOC119007980 gene encoding odorant receptor 131-2-like yields MMTEHLAVTKQLVHVSRKVMGDNSSWVGSEVGQISDRVISVQLLVTMFLGINFLLILTFFKKKPFYTIARYILFAVTLLSDSFLLLISNTLYLLSHFNFTIQVWLCVNITMIVLLYSMVTPVTLTVMTLERYVAICMPLRHAELCSERIHVHCILIIHGLSSLPCIAFFSSFFALASLSLYKQHRICSPQMYILHRWQDHIWSTVQQIYFFIMVITIVFCYVKIMKVAKTASGDNKKSTQKGLRTVILHGFQLLLCLIQLWIPFIENYVFQINLSLFINVRFFNYVMFYLAPKCLSPLIYGLRDGIFLHALKNYAFLDVYKSNILQGRLVVYNRKNAQCS; encoded by the coding sequence ATGATGACTGAACACTTGGCAGTAACTAAACAACTTGTGCATGTGTCTAGAAAAGTGATGGGGGACAACAGCTCATGGGTTGGTAGTGAGGTGGGACAGATCAGTGATCGGGTGATTTCTGTGCAGCTCCTGGTCACGATGTTTCTTGGCATCAACTTTTTACTCATCCTAACCTTTTTCAAGAAGAAGCCCTTCTACACAATTGCACGCTACATCTTATTTGCTGTTACACTGCTGTCTGATAGCTTTTTATTACTCATATCTAATACGCTGTACCTTTTGTCCCATTTTAATTTTACCATACAAGTGTGGTTATGTGTCAATATTACAATGATAGTGCTTCTGTATTCGATGGTCACACCAGTTACTCTGACAGTAATGACCTTGGAGCGATATGTTGCCATTTGCATGCCTCTGCGCCATGCAGAGCTGTGCTCCGAACGCATCCATGTGCATTGCATTCTCATCATTCATGGCCTCAGCTCTTTACCctgcattgcttttttttcctccttctttgcATTAGCCTCTCTGAGCTTGTACAAACAACACAGGATTTGCTCTCCACAGATGTACATTTTGCACAGATGGCAGGATCACATATGGTCAACTGTACAACAGATATACTTCTTCATTATGGTTATCACCATTGTATTCtgttatgttaaaataatgaaagtGGCCAAAACGGCATCTGGAGACAATAAAAAGTCAACACAGAAAGGTCTCAGAACAGTAATTCTTCATggtttccagctgctgctctgtctcatcCAGCTATGGATCCCATTCATAGAGAATTATGTATTTCAGATTAATTTAAGTCTATTTATTAATGTAAGGTTCTTTAACTATGTAATGTTTTATCTTGCTCCAAAATGTCTGAGTCCACTGATATATGGGCTCAGGGATGGGATTTTTCTTCATGCACTGAAAAACTATGCCTTCCTTGACGTGtataaaagtaatattttgCAAGGTAGACTAGTTGTTTATAACAGAAAAAATGCACAGTGCAGTTAA
- the LOC119007993 gene encoding odorant receptor 131-2-like produces MAANNSVNSVESSLKNISGQAIFVQVLVFVFLCINSLLIMTFFMKDYFYSTMRYILFAMTLLSDCLYLLVTDILLILSYFRITIQMWVCVFIYMILSLYTYLTPVTLTAMTLERYVAICLPLRHSVLCSTRSCMHCILIIHGISYLPCIAVLSIFFTSATHGFYIQKNICSVEIFIFHKWQGHLRSAISQFYFLVMVSIIIFCYVQIIKVAKMASGENKKSTWKGLRTVILHGFQLLLCLIQLWCPFIEAALLQTNFLLYINVRYFNYITFILAPRCLSPLIYGLRDEMFFNALKYYALCGLYKKPLDF; encoded by the coding sequence ATGGCAGCCAATAACTCGGTGAATAGCGTTGAATCCTCTCTGAAGAACATCAGTGGTCAGGCCATTTTTGTTCAGGTTCTGGTGTTCGTCTTTCTTTGCATCAATTCTTTGCtaatcatgacattttttatgaAGGATTACTTCTACTCAACCATGCGCTACATCTTGTTTGCTATGACACTACTGTCTGATTGTCTGTATCTACTAGTGACTGATATCCTGCTCATTTTAAGCTATTTTCGTATTACCATACAAATGtgggtttgtgtttttatatatatgattttGTCTCTGTACACTTATTTAACACCAGTCACTCTGACAGCAATGACCCTGGAACGCTATGTGGCCATTTGCCTGCCCCTGCGACACTCTGTGCTGTGCTCCACACGCAGCTGTATGCACTGTATCCTCATCATTCATGGCATTAGTTATTTACCCTGCATTGCTGTTCTGTccattttctttacatctgcAACTCATGGCTTCTACATTCAGAAAAATATATGCTCTGtggaaatattcatttttcacaaGTGGCAGGGTCATCTTCGATCAGCTATCAGTCAGTTCTACTTCTTAGTTATGGTGAGCATTATTATATTCTGTTATGTTCAAATTATAAAAGTGGCCAAAATGGCATCCGGAGAGAATAAAAAGTCAACATGGAAAGGTCTCAGAACAGTAATTCTTCATggtttccagctgctgctctgtctcatcCAGCTGTGGTGTCCATTCATAGAAGCTGCTCTGCTTCAGACTAATTTTCTGTTATATATCAATGTCAGGTATTTTAACTACATTACTTTTATTCTTGCTCCGAGATGTCTGAGTCCTCTCATTTATGGCCTTAGGGATGAAATGTTCTTTAATGCACTGAAATACTATGCTCTCTGTGGCTTGTACAAAAAACCTTTGGATTTTTAA
- the LOC119011807 gene encoding odorant receptor 131-2-like, with the protein MEDNSSWVGGEVRQINDRVISVQLLVTMFLGINFLLILTFFKKKSFYTIARYILFAVTLLSDSLILLISNILYLLAYFNFTIQVWLCIIISTVLILYSMVTPVTLTAMTLERYVAICMPLRHAELCSQRIHVHCILIIHGLSSLPCIVVLSFFFASASLSLYKQHRICAMQMYILHRWQGHIRSTVQQFYFFIMVIIIVFCYVEIMKVAKTASGHDKKSSQKGLRTVILHGFQLLLCLIQLWTPFIEIYVYQINVFFDVRFFNYVLFYLTPKCLSPLIYGLRDDQFFHALKSYAFLDLYKRNIFRGRLLVVTEKMHKAP; encoded by the coding sequence ATGGAGGACAACAGCTCATGGGTTGGTGGTGAGGTGAGACAGATCAATGATCGGGTGATTTCTGTGCAGCTCCTGGTCACGATGTTTCTTGGCATCAACTTTTTGCTTATCTTAACCTTTTTCAAGAAGAAGTCCTTCTACACAATAGCACGCTACATCTTATTTGCTGTTACACTACTGTCTGATAGCTTGATATTACTTATATCTAATATTCTGTACCTCTTGGCCTATTTTAATTTTACCATACAAGTTTGGTTATGCATAATTATTTCTACAGTGCTGATTCTGTATTCGATGGTCACACCAGTTACTCTGACAGCAATGACCTTGGAGCGATATGTTGCCATTTGCATGCCTCTGCGCCATGCAGAGCTGTGCTCCCAACGCATCCATGTGCATTGCATCCTCATCATTCATGGCCTCAGCTCTTTGCCATGCATTGTTGTCTTATCCTTTTTCTTTGCGTCAGCCTCTCTGAGCTTGTACAAACAACACAGGATATGTGCTATGCAGATGTATATTTTGCATAGATGGCAGGGTCATATCAGGTCAACTGTACaacagttttactttttcattatgGTTATCATCATTGTATTCTGTTATGTTGAAATAATGAAAGTAGCCAAAACGGCATCTGGACATGATAAAAAGTCATCACAGAAAGGTCTCAGAACAGTGATTCTTCATggtttccagctgctgctctgtctcatcCAGCTATGGACCCCTTTCATAGAGATCTATGTATACCAgattaatgtattttttgatgTAAGGTTCTTTAACTATGTATTGTTTTATCTTACTCCAAAATGTCTGAGTCCTCTGATATATGGGCTCAGGGATGATCAGTTTTTTCATGCACTGAAAAGCTATGCCTTCTTAGACTTgtataaaagaaatatatttcgAGGTAGACTACTTGTTGTAACAGAAAAAATGCACAAGGCGCCGTAA
- the LOC119011812 gene encoding odorant receptor 131-2-like: MATNNSVNGGESSLRSINGQVLFVQVLVFVFLCINSLLIVTFFMKDYFYTTMRYILFSITLLSDCVYLLVTDILLILSYFRFTIQMWFCLIIYVILSLYTYLTPVTLTAMTLERYVAICLPLQHSVLCSIRSCMHCILVIHGISCLPCIIVLSIFFKSATHGFYIQKNVCSVEIFIFQKWQGHLRSAISQFYFLVMVSIIVLCYVKIMKVAKMASGENKKSTWKGLRTVILHGFQLLLCLIQLWCPFIEAALLQTNFLLYINVRYFNYITFILAPRCLSPLIYGLRDEMFFNALKYYALCGLYKKPLDI, encoded by the coding sequence ATGGCCACCAATAACTCAGTGAATGGTGGTGAATCCTCTCTGAGGAGCATCAATGGTCAGGTCCTTTTTGTTCAGGTTCtggtgtttgtctttctttgcatCAATTCTTTGCTAATCGTGACATTTTTTATGAAGGATTACTTCTACACAACCATGCGCTACATCTTGTTTTCTATAACACTACTGTCTGATTGTGTGTATCTACTCGTGACTGATATCTTGCTTATTTTAAGCTATTTTCGTTTTACCATACAAATGTGGTTTTGTCTCATTATATATGTGATTTTGTCACTGTACACATATTTAACACCTGTCACCCTGACAGCAATGACCCTGGAGCGCTATGTGGCCATTTGCCTGCCCCTGCAACACTCTGTGCTGTGCTCCATACGCAGCTGTATGCACTGTATCCTCGTCATTCACGGCATTAGTTGTTTACCTTGCATTATTGTTCTGtccattttctttaaatctgCAACTCATGGCTTCTACATTCAGAAAAATGTATGCTCTGtggaaatattcatctttcaaAAGTGGCAGGGTCATCTTCGATCAGCTATCAGTCAGTTCTACTTCTTAGTTATGGTGAGCATTATTGTACTGtgttatgttaaaataatgaaagtGGCCAAAATGGCATCCGGAGAGAATAAAAAGTCAACGTGGAAAGGTCTCAGAACAGTAATTCTTCATggtttccagctgctgctctgtctcatcCAGCTGTGGTGTCCATTCATAGAAGCTGCTCTGCTTCAGACTAATTTTCTGTTATATATCAATGTCAGGTATTTTAACTACATTACTTTTATTCTTGCTCCGAGATGTCTGAGTCCTCTCATTTATGGCCTTAGGGACGAAATGTTCTTTAATGCACTGAAATACTACGCTCTCTGTGGCTTGTATAAAAAACCTTTGGATATTTAA
- the LOC119007998 gene encoding odorant receptor 131-2-like, with amino-acid sequence MEDNSSWVDGEVRQINDRVISVQLLVMMFLGINFLLILTFFKKKSFYTLARYILFAVTLLSDSLILLISNILFLLAYFNFTIQVWLCISISMVLLLYLMVTPVTLTAMTLERYVAICMPLRHAELCSERIHVHCILIIHGLSSLPCIAVFSSFFASASLSLYKQHKICTLQMYILHRWQGHIRSTVQQFYFFIMVIIIVFCYVKIMKVAKTASGDDKKSSQKGLRTVILHGFQLLLCLIQLWTPFIEIYVYQINVFFDVRFFNYVLFYLTPKCLSPLIYGLRDDIFFHALKNYAFFDLYKKSIFQVAVGQW; translated from the coding sequence ATGGAGGACAACAGCTCATGGGTTGATGGTGAGGTGAGACAGATCAATGACAGGGTGATTTCTGTGCAGCTCCTGGTCATGATGTTTCTTGGCATCAACTTTTTACTCATCCTAACCTTTTTCAAGAAGAAGTCCTTCTACACACTTGCACGCTACATCTTATTTGCTGTTACACTACTGTCTGATAGCTTGATATTACTCATATCTAATATTCTGTTCCTCTTGGCCTATTTTAATTTTACCATACAAGTGTGGTTATGTATCAGTATTTCTATGGTGCTGCTTCTGTATTTAATGGTCACACCAGTTACTCTGACAGCAATGACCTTGGAGCGATATGTTGCCATTTGCATGCCTCTGCGCCATGCAGAGCTGTGCTCCGAACGCATCCATGTGCATTGCATTCTCATCATTCATGGCCTCAGCTCTTTACCCTGCAttgctgttttttcctctttctttgcaTCAGCCTCTCTGAGCTTGTACAAACAACACAAGATATGCACTCTGCAGATGTACATTTTGCACAGATGGCAGGGTCATATCAGGTCAACTGTACAACAGTTTTACTTCTTCATTATGGTTATCATCATTGTATTCtgttatgttaaaataatgaaagtGGCCAAAACGGCATCTGGAGATGATAAAAAGTCATCACAGAAAGGTCTCAGAACAGTAATTCTTCATggtttccagctgctgctctgtctcatcCAGCTATGGACCCCTTTCATAGAGATCTATGTATACCAgattaatgtattttttgatgTAAGGTTCTTTAACTATGTATTGTTTTATCTTACTCCAAAATGTCTGAGTCCTCTGATATATGGG